The following coding sequences lie in one Nakaseomyces glabratus chromosome I, complete sequence genomic window:
- the TIM17 gene encoding protein transporter TIM17 (CAGL0I05918g~Ortholog(s) have protein channel activity, role in mitochondrial genome maintenance, protein import into mitochondrial matrix and mitochondrial inner membrane presequence translocase complex localization), with protein sequence MSADHSRDPCPIVILNDFGGAFAMGAIGGVVWHGIKGFRNSPLGERGLGAMSAVKARAPVLGGNFGVWGGLFSTFDCAVKAVRKREDPWNAIIAGFFTGGALAVRGGWKHTRNSAITCACLLGVIEGVGLMFQRYAAWQAKPMAPPLPEGAGSAPPQPLQA encoded by the coding sequence ATGTCTGCTGATCATTCTAGAGACCCATGCCCTATTGTTATACTTAATGACTTTGGTGGTGCCTTTGCCATGGGTGCCATCGGTGGTGTGGTCTGGCACGGTATCAAAGGTTTCAGAAATTCTCCTCTAGGTGAGCGTGGTCTAGGTGCCATGAGTGCCGTCAAGGCTCGTGCTCCTGTTCTAGGTGGTAACTTCGGTGTATGGGGTGGTCTATTCTCTACATTTGACTGTGCGGTTAAGGCTGTGAGGAAAAGAGAAGATCCATGGAACGCAATCATCGCTGGTTTTTTCACTGGTGGTGCTTTAGCCGTTAGAGGTGGTTGGAAACATACCAGAAACAGTGCTATTACTTGTGCATGTTTGCTGGGTGTCATTGAAGGTGTCGGTCTAATGTTCCAAAGATACGCTGCTTGGCAAGCAAAGCCAATGGCTCCACCACTACCAGAAGGTGCAGGTAGCGCTCCACCTCAACCTTTACAGGCCTGA
- the YAK1 gene encoding serine/threonine protein kinase YAK1 (CAGL0I05896g~Putative serine-threonine protein kinase, involved in biofilm formation, required for expression of adhesin genes EPA6 and EPA7), with protein MVQIYYNENQALEPMQHNQANGIWKASYMDEANADSKRFAFTNPWGNEKIDEDEAMSYNYSSANSTADVDMNSDMYKRRKSSLVVPPSRAAAPNPFQYETMQNSTGTAQRAMYPESSAYQQQRQIMVPHQQQGQLASRFNSRFVPSLYNPQEFQRRQSLATAQFSTPSSLHGSASNQAFNTGSGNNGVNLNYASANVTTNNSSTYLSAMTPNVPMEMGNIPLASPHRRLSAFPTSGTTNSSLQPPFKQLRRDEGSPRQIVIPQMHRCHSKNDLQPCINPNPKFRRASLHSNTISPLIGLTKSLLTTYALCSPDFTYQTSKNPKRVLTKPSEGKYNNGYDNVNSDYILYVNDVLGTEQNRKYLVLDILGQGTFGQVVKCQNLQTKEIIAVKVVKSRSEYLNQSISEAKILELLNEKIDPNNKHHFLRMHDSFVHKNHLCLVFELLSNNLYELLKQNKFHGLSIQLIRTFTIQILDSLCVLKDSKLIHCDLKPENILLCSPDKPDLKVIDFGSSCEETRTVYTYIQSRFYRAPEIILGIPYSTSIDMWSLGCIVAELFLGIPIFPGSSEFNQLTRIITTLGYPPTWMIDMGKSSHKFLKKLNTLNLDMTNINDVEAQNNNANYTTANRMQKNQPTAKYRLKTIEEFNRDNNASEKVGKQYFKWALLEDIIRNYRIHKNIQKSPELIEQEMKNRECLIHFLKGILNLNPLERWTPQQAAMHPFITQQPFTGKWFPPGSFNTMNTSNFGSQPRQEGNNSNNMKPNSQEGPTKEFTNLKIIED; from the coding sequence ATGGTACAGATATACTATAATGAGAACCAAGCGTTAGAACCGATGCAACACAACCAAGCTAACGGCATATGGAAGGCCTCCTACATGGACGAGGCCAATGCAGACTCTAAGAGGTTCGCATTCACTAACCCATGGGGCAATGAAAAGATAGACGAGGACGAGGCCATGTCCTACAACTACTCGAGCGCTAACAGCACCGCTGATGTGGACATGAACAGCGACATGTACAAGCGTAGGAAATCGAGTCTGGTGGTACCGCCTTCAAGAGCCGCAGCACCGAACCCTTTCCAATACGAGACTATGCAAAACAGCACAGGTACAGCACAGCGAGCTATGTACCCAGAGTCGTCAGCGTACCAACAACAAAGACAGATCATGGTCCCACACCAGCAACAAGGACAACTGGCATCCAGGTTCAACTCTAGATTCGTGCCCTCTTTGTACAACCCGCAGGAGTTCCAAAGAAGACAAAGTCTCGCTACTGCTCAGTTCTCAACACCATCAAGTCTGCATGGTTCAGCGTCCAATCAGGCGTTCAACACGGGTTCCGGCAACAATGGTGTTAATCTGAACTACGCCAGTGCAAATGTAACAACTAACAATTCATCCACATATCTGAGTGCTATGACCCCGAACGTACCGATGGAGATGGGCAACATACCATTAGCATCCCCACACAGAAGGCTCAGTGCTTTTCCTACCAGTGGCACCACAAACTCCTCTTTGCAACCACCATTTAAACAGCTAAGAAGGGACGAGGGTTCCCCAAGGCAGATAGTCATCCCACAGATGCACAGATGCCACTCCAAAAATGATCTACAACCGTGTATTAATCCTAACCCAAAATTTAGGAGAGCCTCTTTGCACTCGAACACCATATCGCCTCTTATCGGCCTCACCAAGAGTCTGCTGACTACTTACGCCCTGTGCTCACCAGACTTCACTTACCAAACATCTAAGAATCCAAAACGTGTGCTAACGAAACCAAGCGAAGGTAAGTACAATAACGGCTACGATAATGTGAACAGTGATTACATCTTGTACGTCAATGACGTTCTTGGTACTGAGCAGAATAGAAAGTACTTAGTGCTGGATATACTGGGTCAAGGTACTTTCGGACAAGTGGTGAAGTGTCAAAATTTGCAAACAAAGGAGATTATTGCAGTCAAGGTGGTGAAGTCGAGATCAGAGTATTTGAACCAAAGTATCAGTGAGGCCAAGATTTTGGAACTGTTAAACGAGAAAATTGATCCAAACAATAAGCATCACTTCTTAAGAATGCATGACTCCTTTGTTCACAAGAATCACTTGTGTCTGGTATTTGAACTGTTAAGTAATAACCTTTATGAGCTTCTCAAACAGAACAAGTTCCATGGTTTGTCTATTCAACTGATAAGGACCTTCacaattcaaatattaGATTCCTTATGTGTTCTCAAGGATAGTAAATTAATACATTGTGATCTGAAACCTGAAAATATACTTTTATGCTCACCTGATAAACCAGACTTAAAGGTTATAGATTTTGGTTCATCATGTGAGGAGACAAGAACCGTATACACATACATTCAATCAAGATTTTATAGAGCGCCAGAGATTATACTAGGTATTCCATACTCTACCAGTATCGACATGTGGTCACTGGGTTGTATTGTTGCTGAGTTGTTTTTAGGTATCCCTATCTTCCCAGGATCTTCTGAGTTTAACCAACTGACCAGAATAATAACCACATTAGGATATCCTCCAACGTGGATGATTGATATGGGTAAGAGTTCTCATAAGTTCTTAAAGAAGCTGAACACTTTGAACTTGGATATGACTAATATTAACGACGTGGAAgctcaaaataataatgctAATTATACTACGGCTAATAGAATGCAGAAGAATCAGCCAACTGCTAAGTATAGATTAAAAACGATAGAAGAGTTTAATAGAGATAATAATGCTTCTGAAAAGGTTGGGAAGCAGTACTTTAAATGGGCACTATTGGAAGATATTATCAGAAATTATAGAATTCATAAGAATATCCAAAAATCACCTGAATTGATAGAGCAAGAGATGAAGAACAGAGAATGCTTGATTCATTTCTTGAAAGGTATTTTAAATTTGAATCCACTTGAAAGGTGGACCCCACAACAAGCAGCCATGCATCCATTTATAACACAACAACCATTTACAGGTAAATGGTTTCCACCAGGGTCTTTCAATACTATGAATACCAGTAACTTCGGGAGTCAACCCAGACAAGAAGGCAATAACTCTAATAACATGAAGCCAAACTCTCAAGAAGGGCCAACAAAGGAGTTCACCAACTTGAAGATTATAGAGGATTGA
- the SFH5 gene encoding Sfh5p (CAGL0I05940g~Ortholog(s) have phosphatidylinositol transporter activity), producing MKFENDNEKQVFDKLSRSLGNIIETKCDGYDELYGHKICKEIGSADEVQQYYNEDIAQSLLFKLCKAYQFNYDEIVTHLVKILKWRKKFNPLSCAFKETHNKELEDVGILTWYPEEEPNKRVVTWNLYGKLVKKKELFKDVQKFLRYRIGLMEKGIQLLNFQDEENCYMTQVHDYKTVSVWRMDSDMKSCVKEVINTFQTYYPELLYAKYFVNVPSVFAWAYDIIKTFVDENTRKKFVVLNDGKKLGKYLKQCPGDQFGGSSKSTIFEQNVKKVKPTAYASYLLERQEIEDVE from the coding sequence ATGAAGTTCGAGAACGATAACGAGAAACAGGTGTTTGATAAGCTATCTCGGAGTCTAGGCAACATCATCGAGACTAAGTGTGATGGGTATGATGAGTTGTATGGACACAAGATCTGTAAAGAGATTGGGTCTGCCGACGAGGTCCAGCAGTATTACAACGAGGACATTGCCCAATCGCTGTTGTTCAAGCTCTGCAAGGCGTACCAGTTCAATTACGATGAAATTGTGACACATTTGGTGAAGATTCTCAAATGGAGAAAGAAGTTCAACCCATTGAGCTGCGCATTCAAGGAAACACATAACAAAGAGCTAGAAGACGTTGGTATTTTGACGTGGTACCCAGAGGAAGAACCCAACAAGCGTGTTGTCACATGGAACCTGTACGGTAAGCTagtcaagaagaaagagttgTTCAAGGATGTGCAGAAGTTCTTGAGGTACCGTATTGGGCTCATGGAGAAAGGTATACAACTGCTGAACTTCCAGGACGAAGAGAACTGCTACATGACTCAAGTGCATGACTACAAGACCGTTTCCGTGTGGCGCATGGACTCTGACATGAAGAGCTGTGTGAAAGAGGTTATCAACACTTTCCAGACATACTACCCGGAGTTGTTGTACGCGAAGTACTTCGTCAATGTGCCAAGCGTGTTTGCATGGGCTTACGACATCATCAAGACTTTTGTGGATGAGAACACTAGGAAGAAGTTCGTGGTCCTGAACGACGGTAAGAAGCTTGGCAAGTACTTGAAACAATGTCCCGGAGACCAGTTTGGGGGCTCTTCCAAATCCACCATCTTCGAACAGAACGTCAAAAAGGTCAAACCTACCGCATACGCTTCCTACTTGCTCGAGAGACAAGAGATCGAAGATGTAGAATAG
- the SMT1 gene encoding Smt1p (CAGL0I05984g~Ortholog(s) have mitochondrion localization), which translates to MAGGAQRRFFSQIVRLLKSKSKSNHKVLVDDAQLKETLKYIIEDKRVLPGGLRSLLPGSLEGTDEDVQKHSERLASLLNATLPTVSDKKRQVESHYDLLFGQLKNMVEESLHDTGKSSHNRTLSAHNQMNKSETLFNRLILLLLTGGDTVSTKSIAELILSPDFKEYSKVWDNIKLFPESKRLDISILLYYSSKNKNIMDAYEEEWISRYHDLNVITQRLFWRFMDPLGKVSECCERIRYWQPRDTIVMYQSLYSTAHFLPTEFHYVDNLQLSNNQIFFIKALRFLAQYRQRSLLQVPREPVNATTKQTKTAKNWASDIVKLSIQNKLSLDKRLKDDSEMVPVYSYRFLRALDVNLQEICGLDSLNDENLAHLQADLNTLLTSLHEEEQTLKSHMSLFFV; encoded by the coding sequence ATGGCTGGCGGAGCGCAACGGAGATTTTTCTCGCAGATAGTGCGGCTCTTGAAGAGCAAGAGCAAGAGTAATCACAAAGTTCTGGTGGACGATGCTCAGTTGAAGGAGACTTTGAAGTATATTATCGAGGATAAGCGGGTGCTGCCTGGCGGTTTACGCAGTTTGCTACCTGGATCTCTCGAAGGGACTGATGAGGACGTGCAGAAGCACTCTGAAAGGTTAGCAAGTCTTTTGAACGCTACGCTACCCACAGTTTCGGATAAGAAGAGGCAAGTAGAGAGTCACTATGACCTTTTATTTGGACAGCTGAAGAATATGGTTGAGGAATCATTACACGATACGGGCAAGAGTAGCCATAATAGAACGCTAAGTGCACACAATCAAATGAACAAATCTGAGACACTCTTCAATCGACTTATACTTTTGCTTCTTACAGGTGGCGACACGGTCAGTACAAAATCTATAGCTGAATTAATTTTGTCACCTGATTTCAAAGAGTATAGTAAAGTATGGGATAACATAAAGCTTTTCCCCGAAAGCAAACGACTAGACATATCAATACTACTTTATTACTCGTCTAAGAACAAGAATATCATGGACGCATACGAAGAAGAATGGATTTCCAGGTATCATGACTTAAACGTTATAACACAAAGGTTATTCTGGAGATTTATGGATCCGTTGGGTAAGGTCTCAGAATGCTGCGAAAGGATTCGTTACTGGCAACCTAGAGATACCATCGTAATGTATCAATCGCTCTATTCAACAGCCCATTTTCTGCCGACAGAATTTCATTATGTGGATAATCTACAGTTAAGCAAcaatcaaatattcttCATTAAGGCACTTAGATTCTTAGCACAATACAGACAAAGATCATTACTACAGGTACCTCGTGAGCCTGTTAACGCAACAACTAAACAAACTAAAACAGCCAAAAATTGGGCTTCTGATATTGTTAAGCTAAGTATACAAAATAAACTAAGTTTAGATAAGAGATTGAAAGATGATAGCGAAATGGTTCCGGTGTACAGTTATAGATTTTTGCGAGCTTTGGATGTCAACTTGCAAGAGATATGCGGATTGGATTCTTTAAATGACGAAAATCTTGCTCACCTACAAGCGGATCTCAATACGCTATTGACTTCATTGCACGAAGAGGAACAAACACTAAAGTCTCATATGTccttattttttgtatgA
- the ROQ1 gene encoding Roq1p (CAGL0I05934g~Ortholog(s) have role in cellular response to water deprivation and cytoplasm localization) codes for MIYSNNDTNHRRVMRSKKEEPIYFGREQTEDADRLGDFAVTNQPRSPVVYYFIEIRQPRYSNYTDNSNHGRTAGSADNSSPI; via the coding sequence atgatTTACTCTAACAATGATACAAACCATAGGCGGGTGATGCGTAGCAAGAAGGAAGAACCGATCTATTTTGGCCGTGAACAGACCGAGGACGCAGATAGACTTGGTGATTTCGCGGTGACGAATCAGCCTAGATCACCAGTGGTATACTACTTCATAGAGATAAGGCAGCCTCGTTACTCTAACTACACAGACAACTCAAATCACGGAAGAACAGCGGGATCAGCGGACAATTCTTCTCCCATCTAA
- the RPA34 gene encoding DNA-directed RNA polymerase I subunit RPA34 (CAGL0I06006g~Ortholog(s) have RNA polymerase I activity and role in transcription elongation from RNA polymerase I promoter, transcription of nuclear large rRNA transcript from RNA polymerase I promoter), whose translation MSKIDRLSKEYVSDSDSDDEVVAKYQPPSDYKQCKHLKSFPVSELKGDNKELWLLKVPANIDISQLKSLPLDTDATVSTVELGSKNFNVLQNTSTQEGSDNTNLSLLIPSEKKKETLKVATSKDNKSVYFDRVFTISETARIPSIDIEKVKVPRKDVPKVEGLITRHFATGYDAKDFGIEEVVAPKKRSKSDADEDISRHNHELTESPSKHKKHKKEKKEKKDKKDKKDKKDKKDKKSKDKSK comes from the coding sequence ATGTCCAAAATTGACCGTCTGTCGAAAGAGTATGTGTCGGATTCCGATTCCGATGATGAGGTAGTCGCCAAATACCAACCCCCATCTGATTATAAGCAATGCAAGCATCTTAAGAGTTTTCCAGTCTCTGAGCTTAAGGGTGACAACAAAGAGCTTTGGTTGCTAAAAGTTCCAGCCAACATTGACATCTCCCAGTTGAAGAGTCTTCCATTGGATACCGATGCTACAGTCTCCACTGTAGAACTTGGAAGCAAGAATTTCAATGTTCTTCAAAATACATCTACTCAAGAAGGATCTGATAACACAAACTTGTCCCTACTGATACCTAgtgagaagaagaaggaaactCTGAAGGTTGCGACATCGAAAGATAATAAGAGTGTATATTTTGACAGAGTTTTCACCATAAGTGAAACAGCAAGAATCCCAAGCATTGATATAGAAAAGGTTAAGGTACCAAGAAAAGATGTTCCAAAGGTAGAAGGTTTAATTACCAGACACTTTGCAACTGGTTACGATGCAAAGGATTTTGGAATCGAAGAAGTTGTTGCACCTAAGAAACGTTCAAAGTCTGATGCCGATGAGGATATCTCTAGACACAACCATGAATTGACAGAATCACCAAGTAAGCATAAGAAGCacaagaaggaaaagaaggagaagaaagataagaaggataaaaaggataaaaaagataaaaaggataaaaaatcaaaggaCAAGAGTAAATGA
- the IDS2 gene encoding Ids2p (CAGL0I05962g~Ortholog(s) have role in meiotic cell cycle and cytoplasm, nucleus localization): MDYHAGEEFSGELDAALRKSWSESQREVSVGDDQEVQEFFKNGGRVGNALSGIIASPIGTPSNMSQYEMDMDTESDVATTSSAVPQESSAIDVRRDNEGAPVFNQNMGTVIMRNTFDETRHSPSPHSSALHNDLHMTQIRDLSQNTTNDPQSHMNYSTNIPENTMRVTKEDSHEQNSHHGRKPRKSRHSHGSDSSQQDTDYQIFKHHYSIPENKKESVSNILNDLNLGSSTDSSDINGSGIDSKRSSNSISTARRSSVKDIQWMRQLLNPRSSFSGTSGNEPSIANPRNGSVETRSSYTSTSSNGSISESSKCWVTVIDNDSMVPAVVVLQRSLQRCGSKYELVVLHPSSYNPEHLHEYGVRTTVAFNQCMPPFLLMTQDNSNRSIDVDLNLVHSNWNKLSIFTSLVGTYDLICYISPSCMILQSIDDLLDSKEIFDEIDNEMCVLLTNQDSQNPNSNDPQIIIFKPNNEVSLCIKEFFTIYGDDKEDKINKSLRLKDLGVLKELFGETWGYISSDNYCRTLMQDEACPTNGAMRIIDFKALKPWEHMKELENIGQESLCHKWWSFFSTQI, translated from the coding sequence ATGGATTACCATGCAGGTGAGGAGTTCTCTGGGGAGCTCGATGCTGCGTTGAGGAAGTCCTGGTCGGAGTCCCAGCGTGAAGTGTCTGTAGGAGATGACCAGGAAGTGCAGGAGTTCTTCAAGAACGGCGGACGTGTTGGGAATGCTCTGTCGGGTATAATTGCGTCACCTATTGGCACGCCGAGCAATATGTCCCAGTATGAGATGGATATGGATACGGAGTCTGACGTTGCTACCACTAGCTCTGCTGTGCCACAAGAATCATCTGCCATAGATGTGAGGAGGGATAACGAAGGGGCGCCTGTCTTCAATCAGAATATGGGCACAGTGATAATGAGAAACACCTTTGATGAAACGAGGCATAGTCCTAGTCCGCACTCGTCGGCATTGCATAACGATTTACATATGACTCAAATTAGGGATTTATCACAAAATACCACTAACGACCCTCAGTCTCATATGAATTATAGTACTAATATTCCGGAAAATACCATGAGAGTCACAAAGGAGGACTCTCATGAACAAAACTCACACCATGGAAGGAAACCTCGTAAAAGCAGGCATTCACACGGATCTGACTCATCACAACAGGACACAGATTATCAGATTTTCAAGCACCATTATTCGATCCCTGAGAATAAGAAAGAATCCGTGAGTAATATCTTAAACGATTTGAACTTGGGCTCCTCCACGGATAGCTCAGATATCAACGGCTCAGGAATTGATTCAAAGAGAAGTTCTAATAGCATATCTACCGCGAGAAGAAGTTCTGTGAAAGATATTCAATGGATGAGACAACTTTTGAACCCAAGAAGCTCTTTCTCGGGTACTTCTGGAAATGAACCCTCAATTGCCAACCCTAGGAATGGATCTGTAGAGACAAGATCCAGTTACACATCTACAAGCTCAAACGGAAGTATATCAGAGAGCAGTAAATGCTGGGTGACTGTTATTGATAATGATTCGATGGTGCCAGCAGTAGTGGTTTTACAAAGAAGTTTACAAAGATGTGGATCAAAGTATGAGCTTGTTGTTTTGCATCCAAGTTCATATAACCCGGAACATCTTCATGAATATGGTGTGCGTACTACTGTTGCATTCAATCAGTGCATGCCTCCATTTCTACTGATGACTCAGGATAACAGCAACCGGAGTATCGACGTTGACTTAAATCTAGTTCACTCAAACTGGAATAAGCTATCGATTTTCACAAGTCTTGTTGGTACATATGATCTCATCTGTTACATTTCTCCTTCTTGCATGATATTGCAGAGCATTGACGACCTGCTGGATAGCAAGGAGATATTTGACGAGATAGATAACGAAATGTGTGTGTTATTGACCAACCAGGATAGTCAAAATCCGAACTCTAATGACCCCCAGattataatattcaaaCCCAACAATGAGGTTTCACTATGTATAAAAGAATTCTTCACGATATATGGTGACGACaaagaagataaaataaacaaaagCCTCAGATTGAAGGACTTGGGTGTTTTGAAGGAGCTTTTTGGTGAAACATGGGGGTATATATCCTCAGATAACTACTGCCGAACGCTAATGCAAGACGAAGCGTGTCCCACTAACGGTGCCATGCGCATAATAGATTTCAAGGCGCTAAAGCCCTGGGAGCACATGAAGGAGCTAGAGAACATCGGTCAGGAGTCGCTATGTCATAAATGGTGGTCCTTTTTCTCTACACAAATATAG